From the genome of Salmonella enterica subsp. houtenae serovar Houten:
GCCGGAAATGTTCGGCGCTGAAAGATTGTTGATGAGCCGCTGCCGTGATGAAGAGACATTTAGCAAATTGGTAACCATGGTGAATGACTTTAAGCAATACTTCATCGCCCATAACCAACCAATCTATGAAAACCCGTCGCCGGGCAACAAAGCAGGCGGAATTACCACGCTGGAGGATAAGTCGCTGGGATGCACTCAAAAAGCGGGCTCCAGCCAGGTGGTGGACGTGCTGCGTTACGGCGAACGTCTGAAAAAGGCGGGTCTGAATCTGTTAAGCGCGCCGGGTAACGACGCCGTGGCAACCAGCGCGCTGGCAGGGGCGGGATGCCATATGGTGCTATTCAGTACCGGGCGAGGGACGCCATACGGCGGATTCGTCCCCACGGTAAAAATTGCCACCAACAGCGAACTGGCGAGCAGAAAAAAACACTGGATTGATTTTAACGCCGGACAACTCATTCAGGGCAAAGCGATGCCGCAGCTCTTAAATGAGTTTGTCGATACTATCGTTGAGATTGTTAACGGTAAGCAGACCTGCAATGAGCGTAATGACTTCCGCGAGCTGGCGATCTTTAAGAGCGGCGTTACGCTATAAAAAAGGCCGGATAAGATGCGTTAGCGTCGCCATCCTGTCCGGCCTCAATAATAACTTAGCTACGCAAGGCGTTATTCGCCAGACGTTCGTCCTCTGCCTGGCAGGCTGACGCAGTGAACAGTACATCGGTAGACGAGTTTAGCGCCGTTTCACACGAATCCTGCAATACGCCGATAATAAAGCCGACCGCCACCACCTGCATCGCAATATCGTTCGGGATGCCAAACATGTTGCACGCCAGCGGGATCAGCAGCAATGAACCGCCTGCCACGCCGGAGGCGCCGCAAGCGCACAGCGACGCCACCACGCTCAGCAGTAGCGCGGTAGGCAGATCCACCGGGACGCCTAACGTATGGACTGCCGCCAACGTCAAAACCGTAATGGTAATTGCCGCGCCGGCCATATTGATGGTGGCGCCCAGCGGAATGGAAACGGAATAAGTATCCCTGTCCAGATTCAGTTTTTCGCACAGCGCCATATTCACTGGAATGTTGGCGGCAGAGCTGCGGGTAAAGAAGGCATAAACGCCGCTTTCACGCAGGCAGGCGAACACCAGCGGATAAGGATTGCGGCGAATTTTCCAGAATACCAATAGCGGGTTGACCACCAGCGCGACCAGCAGCATACAGCCAATCAAGACGACCAGCAGGTGCGCATAGCCCCACAGGGTGGAGAAGCCGGTGGTTGCAAGCGTTGATGAAACCAGACCAAAAATACCGACTGGCGCGAAACGGATCACCAGTTTCACCATAAAGGTCACGGCGTTAGACATATCGTTCACGAGGTTCTTCGTAGTCTCATTACCATGACGCAGGGCAAATCCCAGACCGACGGCCCACACCAGAATCCCGATATAATTGGCGTTCAGCAGCGCATCGATGGGATTCGACACCATACTCATCAGCAGACCACGCAAGACTTCTACAATGCCGGACGGCGGCACGATATCCTGGGCGGTACTGGACAGGTGTAGCGTTGAAGGGAAGGCGAAGCTGAACACGACTGCCGCCAATGCGGCTAAAAAAGTGCCTAACAGATAGAGAAAGAGAATCGGGCGGATATTGGTTTTTTGACCGTGCTGATGGTTGGCGATCGAGGCCATTACCAGCATCAGCACCAGAATGGGGGCGACCGCTTTTAAGGCGCCGACGAACAGGGTGCCAAGCAAGCCAACCGCTTCCGCCGCAGGCTTAGAAACCCATGCCAGTAAAATCCCCAGTACCAGACCCACTAAAATTTGTTTAACCAGACTGCCTTGCGCTAAACGCTGCAGTAGCCCTGATGCACGTTGCGTAGCCATTTCATGTTCCTTGTATTGTGTTGCTGTTCATCCCCTGCACGCTCTTACGGCGCATCTTTCAGGATGTAACAAAGTGTTTGCCTGGTTGAGTATAAGGAAAGTTGAAGTTTCGGGAAGCGAAATATCCTGGATTTTTTGCTGCGATCATGTTTTATAACTTTATATTAACAGTATTGTGACATGTTAAACAAAAACGCCCGGCAGGTGTGCGCCGCCGGGCGTTTTTGACGGGGCAGGTTACCCCGATAAAAGATTATTGCGCTCGCAGTTTCTTATCGCGCTGATGGTTAACCCAGGCGTTAATCACCAGCGTAACGGTCAGAATGCCAAACACTACGCCCAGCGAAATCGCGATAGGAATATGGTAGAAGTCGACGATCAGCATCTTAATGCCGATAAAGACCAGAATGACCGCCAGACCATATTTCAGCATCGAGAAGCGTTCCGCCACGCCGGACAGCAAGAAGTACATCGCGCGCAGACCCAGGATGGCAAACAGGTTAGAGGTCAGTACGATGAACGGGTCGGTGGTGACCGCAAAGATCGCCGGAATACTGTCAACGGCGAAGATCACATCGCTGAACTCAACCATAATCAGCACCAGCAGCAGCGGCGTGGCATACAGCAGGCCGTTTTTACGTACGAAAAAGTGCTCGTTCTCAATCGTATCGGTCATGCGCAGATGCCCACGCAGCCAACGCACCATCGGTTTTTCGCCAATGCCGGATTCGTCTTCTTTCGCCAGCGCCATTTTGACGCCGGTAAACAGCAGGAAGGCGCCGAACACATATAGCAGCCATTCAAACTGGGTGATGAGCCAGGTACCGGCAAAAATCATGATAGTACGCAACACGATCGCGCCAAGAACCCCATACACCAGCACCCGGCGTTGCAGAGCCGGAGGGACGGAGAAATAGCTAAATAGCATCAGCCAAACAAAGACGTTATCTACGGCCAGCGACTTCTCAATCAGATAGCCGGTAAGGAACGCTAATGCCTGCGGGTCAGCAATTTCGCGCCCTTGCGTTTCAGCCAGATACCACCAGAAAGCGGCGTTAAACAGTAGCGAGAGCGTTACCCACAGGATTGACCATCCTGCCGCTTGTTTCATCGACATAGCATGTGCGCCGCGGCGCCCCTGCAACAACAGGTCGATGGATAGCATTATCACCACAACAACCGCGAATCCACCCCATAATAATGGCGTACCGACAGTATTCATTATTTCTCCCCATGCAAAAAAAACGGCTAACGCCGAATGGCATTAGCCGCTGCTTTTATGCATAGACCTTGCCATTCGGCAAGGTCTCACTTACAACAATAAAGGAATACGCTAACGCATTCCTTTATGGCTGCCCGGTGACCGGATGTGGTTTTGCACACATCGTAATGACGATCGACCGACAATGAAGTTACTCCCCTTTGCGCGTAACAAAGTATGACAGGCCACGCGTAGAGTCAATGACCTGTAACATATGATTTACATAATTTTACGCAGTAAGGGGATGGGTCAGATCGTCCGCCGGAAAGATAACCCCGGTTTGACGGCGTATTTCTGTCAGCCATTTTGCCGTAGCGCGACTTAGCGACAACCCCGGATGTTCCACGGCGTGGTTTTCAATAAGCTGGGCAAACGCCTCGGCTTCATACAGCATGGTATTAATATGCTGAATCTGGGTCAGATCCTGCATCAGCGCGCCGCGCGGCGCAAAACACACTTTCTGGCATTCCGACAGCTTTTCAATTACCAACGATCCCGCCTCGCCCTGAATTTCACTGGCCAGTGCCGAGTCGCTGACTTTGGAATGCTGTAGCGTGACGCTAAAATCGCCGTAATCCATAACCACGACGCCGTGCGCATCTACCCCGCTTTCCAATAAATTCGCCGACGCCTGAACGCTGCGCGGCTCGCCCCATAGCGCGATCGCCGACGCCAGACAGTAATACCCGATATCCATAATCGAACCATTGGAGAAGGCCGGATTAAACGTATTCGGATTTTCACCATTCAGATAGCGCTGATAACGTGAAGAGTATTGGCAGTAATTCAGTAATGCTTTATGCATTCTGCCGATCTTCGGCAACGATTCCCGCAGCAGCAGGAAATTGGGCAGGCTGGCGGTTTTAAAGGCTTCAAACAGCACCCGCTGATTATCGCGCGCGCAGGCGATAGCGGCATCAACCTCCGCCAGGTTAGAGGCCAGCGGCTTTTCGCACATGACATGTTTTTTATGCTGTAAAAAGCGCTGCGTCTGGGAGAAATGCAGGGAATTCGGGCTGGCGATATAAACCGCCTCAATCGCGTCGCTTTGCGCCATCGCTTCCAGCGAGGTAAACAGATGCTCGACGGGATAATCATTTGCGAAAGACTGCGCCTGTTCAAGACTACGGGAGTAAACGGCGGCAAGCCTGAATTTGCCGGTTTCATGGGCGGCGTCGACAAACTGGCGCGTGATCCAGTTAGTACCAATTACAGCGAAACGTATCATAAACGTCAGCGGACTCCAGAAAGGGATTTTCGTCAATGTAGCACGCCTTTCCGCCCTTGCCAGTGCGCTGCGACGCACTCTGGCATTTTACTGGCGAGAAGGGCACTCTGTGTGTCTATCAGCCCCAATAGCAATGCCTGCGCCAGGATATGTAGGCTGACGGCGCAAAATTTTGGCATCCAGCACCGCACTGATCCACGCGGTTAAAAAGATACGGGGGAAGGGGCATTTTCAGAATTTATTGTGCCGACAGCGCCTGATGCGTCAGCCACAGGCGCGTATCAAACTCCAGTTGATGGTACTGCGGCTCCATATGGCAGCAGAGCTGATAAAACGCTTTGCTATGATCTTTCTCTTTCAGGTGCGCCAGTTCGTGAACCACAATCATCCGTAAGAATGGCTCCGGGGCGTTGCGAAACACGGTGGCGACACGGATCTCCGCCTTTGCCTTGAGCTTGCCGCCCTGAACGCGCGAGACAGCGGTATGCAGCCCCAGCGCATTTTTCAGCACATGGATCTTGCTGTCATACATCACTTTATTGATGGGCGGCGCGTTGCGCAGAAACTGACTTTTCAGCTCCTGAGTATAGTGATATAGCGCTTTGTCAGTGGCGTAATCATGCGCGCCGGGATAACGTTTTTCCAGCATCGCTCCCAGGCGCTGCTCGGCGATTAAGGTGCGCACCTGGGCAAGGAGATGTTCCGGATACCCGTGGAGGTAAGGTAGTGAGGTCATCAAAGCTCCATGTTGCTGATAAAAAGTGTATACTCACGCACCCTTTTCAGGGATAACGCTGCAATTTTACCATTCAGGAGGCCCAATGAGCCATGTAGACGACGGTTTCCGTTCACTGACGCTGAAACGTTTTCCGCAAACGGATGATGTTAACCCGCTTCTGGCGTGGGAGGCGGCCGATGAGTATCTGCTGCAACAGTTGGATGAGACGGAAATCCGCGGCCCGGTGCTGATCCTGAATGATACGTTTGGCGCGCTAAGTTGTGCGCTGGCTGAGCATTCCCCATACAGTATTGGCGATTCATATTTAAGCGAACTGGGTACGCGAGAGAATTTACGCCATAACGGCATCGCTGAGTCCAGCGTAACGTTTCTCGACAGTACCGCTGACTACCCGCAGGCACCGGGCGTGGTATTGATTAAAGTGCCGAAAACGCTGGCGTTGCTGGAACAGCAGTTACGCGCTTTACGTAAGGTCGTTACGGCGCAAACGCGTATTATCGCCGGCGCGAAAGCGCGTGATATTCATACCTCTACGCTGGAACTGTTTGAAAAAGTGCTGGGCCCAACCACGACGACGC
Proteins encoded in this window:
- the alx gene encoding inner membrane protein alx; this encodes MNTVGTPLLWGGFAVVVVIMLSIDLLLQGRRGAHAMSMKQAAGWSILWVTLSLLFNAAFWWYLAETQGREIADPQALAFLTGYLIEKSLAVDNVFVWLMLFSYFSVPPALQRRVLVYGVLGAIVLRTIMIFAGTWLITQFEWLLYVFGAFLLFTGVKMALAKEDESGIGEKPMVRWLRGHLRMTDTIENEHFFVRKNGLLYATPLLLVLIMVEFSDVIFAVDSIPAIFAVTTDPFIVLTSNLFAILGLRAMYFLLSGVAERFSMLKYGLAVILVFIGIKMLIVDFYHIPIAISLGVVFGILTVTLVINAWVNHQRDKKLRAQ
- the sstT gene encoding membrane transport protein, which codes for MATQRASGLLQRLAQGSLVKQILVGLVLGILLAWVSKPAAEAVGLLGTLFVGALKAVAPILVLMLVMASIANHQHGQKTNIRPILFLYLLGTFLAALAAVVFSFAFPSTLHLSSTAQDIVPPSGIVEVLRGLLMSMVSNPIDALLNANYIGILVWAVGLGFALRHGNETTKNLVNDMSNAVTFMVKLVIRFAPVGIFGLVSSTLATTGFSTLWGYAHLLVVLIGCMLLVALVVNPLLVFWKIRRNPYPLVFACLRESGVYAFFTRSSAANIPVNMALCEKLNLDRDTYSVSIPLGATINMAGAAITITVLTLAAVHTLGVPVDLPTALLLSVVASLCACGASGVAGGSLLLIPLACNMFGIPNDIAMQVVAVGFIIGVLQDSCETALNSSTDVLFTASACQAEDERLANNALRS
- a CDS encoding putative metal-dependent hydrolase, producing the protein MTSLPYLHGYPEHLLAQVRTLIAEQRLGAMLEKRYPGAHDYATDKALYHYTQELKSQFLRNAPPINKVMYDSKIHVLKNALGLHTAVSRVQGGKLKAKAEIRVATVFRNAPEPFLRMIVVHELAHLKEKDHSKAFYQLCCHMEPQYHQLEFDTRLWLTHQALSAQ
- the afr gene encoding oxidoreductase; translation: MIRFAVIGTNWITRQFVDAAHETGKFRLAAVYSRSLEQAQSFANDYPVEHLFTSLEAMAQSDAIEAVYIASPNSLHFSQTQRFLQHKKHVMCEKPLASNLAEVDAAIACARDNQRVLFEAFKTASLPNFLLLRESLPKIGRMHKALLNYCQYSSRYQRYLNGENPNTFNPAFSNGSIMDIGYYCLASAIALWGEPRSVQASANLLESGVDAHGVVVMDYGDFSVTLQHSKVSDSALASEIQGEAGSLVIEKLSECQKVCFAPRGALMQDLTQIQHINTMLYEAEAFAQLIENHAVEHPGLSLSRATAKWLTEIRRQTGVIFPADDLTHPLTA